In Mycteria americana isolate JAX WOST 10 ecotype Jacksonville Zoo and Gardens chromosome 23, USCA_MyAme_1.0, whole genome shotgun sequence, a single window of DNA contains:
- the C23H8orf58 gene encoding uncharacterized protein C8orf58 homolog, with amino-acid sequence MWGGSRAVWKRRFSCYGPWETAESCVVRTSASVYRRLQETPRQPPGGMSTWGPPPPPHLSPGTPPASGRLLKSESEDSGVEMASNEHSPSTPLGSESSLSLDGFPPEKSPPGEEQGTEPPRPPRSCLASKKLVQAAQRSRRQRVPGRCPRQLGRRSASAADLRAESVRDPQEPEEPSVEDPEGAAVPDTALPAPGQGLRYLEHVCQMLERLAQLQQDNRLLRQQAADAQRARPDTTPTRELPGQDGAVWRGERFRPRSCSDSQAPAPDLGPCRRMWGHSASSPSLLDPSESGTGTATPDKEGRSPWGRVKVLLTRLTRRSLRGGRCR; translated from the exons ATGTGGGGTGGCTCCCGTGCCGTCTGGAAGAGGAGGTTCAGCTGCT aTGGTCCCTGGGAGACGGCGGAGAGCTGCGTGGTGCGCACCTCTGCCAGCGTCTACCGCCGGCTGCAGGAGACCCCACGGCAGCCCCCGGGTGGGATGAGcacctggggaccccccccaccgcCACACCtctcccccggcacccccccggcAAGCGGGCGGCTCCTCAAATCAGAGTCGGAGGACTCCGGAGTGGAGATGGCCAGCAACGAGCACTCGCCCTCCACCCCCCTGGGCTCCGAGAGCAGCTTATCCCTCGACGGCTTCCCACCGGAGAAGAGCCCCccgggagaggagcagggcaccgagcccccccggccaccccgcagctgcttggccagcaagaagctggtgcaggcagcccagcgcagcaggaggcagcgggtgcccgggcgctgcccgcgACAGCTCGGTCGGCGCAGTGCCAGCGCGGCCGACCTGCGGGCAGAGTCGGTGCGGGACCCCCAGGAGCCGGAGGAGCCCAGCGTGGAGGACCCCGAGGGAGCG GCTGTGCCGGACACGGCCCTGCCCgcgccagggcaggggctgcggtaCCTGGAGCACGTCTGCCAGATGCTGGAGCGCCTGGCCCAGTTGCAGCAGGACAACCGGCTCCTCCGGCAGCAGGCGGCGGATGCCCAGCGCGCCCGCCCTGACACCACG CCCACCAgggagctgccggggcaggacggggccgTGTGGAGGGGCGAGCGGTTCCGGCCACGCTCCTGCTCGGACAGCCAGGCGCcag CGCCCGACCTTGGGCCGTGCCGGAGGATGTGGGGGCACtcggccagctcccccagcctgctGGACCCCTCCGAGAGCGGGACGGGGACCGCGACGCCGGACAAG GAGGGCCGCTCGCCCTGGGGCCGGGTGAAGGTGCTGCTCACCCGCCTCACCCGCCGCTCGCTGCGGGGCGGCCGATGCAGGTAg
- the PDLIM2 gene encoding PDZ and LIM domain protein 2 isoform X2 produces the protein MLVTVTLAGPAPWGFRITGGRDFRKPITVSKVTEHGKAAMGDLRPGDVIVAINGESAAEMLNVEAQNKIKQSLGELQLQVERSPMPPPSHANGDTSPERLATRFQDAVQTQAESQGTLRPSFSSLASLSPPPGSGSSQPLEEEFACPGLCQRGSLSRQNSSPGSNLPPPPRPPSPGLGAPPNPWETCRERRRSTPSPSLCNSLGSEPAMRRLEEDSEVYKMLQENRELRAAPRQSSTFRLLQEALEDEGGAGPAAPFPSRLSPNARKPVAGVQKLHVCEKCGSTIATQAVRIQDGRYRHPSCYACADCGLNLKMRGHFWVGDELYCEKHARLRYQGAPGGPAATPPVSPHS, from the exons ATGCTGGTGACAGTGACCCTGGCCGGCCCGGCCCCTTGGGGCTTCCGCATCACCGGGGGAAGGGACTTCAGGAAACCCATCACCGTCTCCAAG gtgacggagcacgggaaggcGGCCATGGGGGACCTCCGGCCGGGGGACGTCATCGTCGCCATCAACGGGGAGAGCGCGGCCGAGATGCTCAACGTGGAGGCGCAGAATAAGATCAAGCAGAGCCTTGGGGAGCTCCAGCTGCAGGTGGAGAG GTCCCCGATGCCACCTCCCAGCCACGCCAACGGGGACACCTCACCGGAGAGGCTGGCCACACGCTTCCAG gacgCGGTGCAGACGCAGGCAGAGAGCCAGGGCACCCTGAGACCTTCCTTCTCCAGCCTGGCGTCCCTCAGCCCCCCGCCCGGCAGCGGCAG CTCGCAGCCCCTGGAGGAGGAGTTCGCCTGTCCCGGCCTCTGCCAg CGAGGAAGCCTGAGCCGCCAGAACAGCTCCCCGGGGTCGAACCTGCCTCCACCCCCCCGCCCACCCTCGCCGGGACTcggggcccccccaaacccctgggagACGTGCAGAGAGCGGCGCCGCTCTACgccctctcccagcctctgcaaCAG CCTGGGCTCGGAGCCGGCCATGAGGCGCTTGGAGGAGGATTCGGAGGTCTACAAGATGCTGCAGGAGAACCGGGAgctgcgggcggccccgcggcagtCCAGCACCTTCCGCCTGCTGCAAGAGGCTCTGGAGGACGAGGGCGGAG ctggccccgcagcccccttccccagccggctctcgcccaacgcccgcaAGCCCGTGGCCGGCGTCCAGAAGCTGCACGTCTGCGAGAAGTGCGGCAGCACCATCgc GACGCAGGCAGTGAGGATCCAGGACGGCCGCTACCGGCACCCGTCCTGCTACGCCTGCGCCGACTGCGGCCTCAACCTGAAGATGCGGGGCCACTTCTGGGTGGGCGACGAGCTCTACTGCGAGAAGCATGCCCGCCTGCGCTACCAGGGTGCCCCCGGGGggcccgccgccacccccccTGTCTCCCCCCACTCCTGA
- the PDLIM2 gene encoding PDZ and LIM domain protein 2 isoform X1 has protein sequence MLVTVTLAGPAPWGFRITGGRDFRKPITVSKVTEHGKAAMGDLRPGDVIVAINGESAAEMLNVEAQNKIKQSLGELQLQVERSPMPPPSHANGDTSPERLATRFQDAVQTQAESQGTLRPSFSSLASLSPPPGSGSSQPLEEEFACPGLCQERGSLSRQNSSPGSNLPPPPRPPSPGLGAPPNPWETCRERRRSTPSPSLCNSLGSEPAMRRLEEDSEVYKMLQENRELRAAPRQSSTFRLLQEALEDEGGAGPAAPFPSRLSPNARKPVAGVQKLHVCEKCGSTIATQAVRIQDGRYRHPSCYACADCGLNLKMRGHFWVGDELYCEKHARLRYQGAPGGPAATPPVSPHS, from the exons ATGCTGGTGACAGTGACCCTGGCCGGCCCGGCCCCTTGGGGCTTCCGCATCACCGGGGGAAGGGACTTCAGGAAACCCATCACCGTCTCCAAG gtgacggagcacgggaaggcGGCCATGGGGGACCTCCGGCCGGGGGACGTCATCGTCGCCATCAACGGGGAGAGCGCGGCCGAGATGCTCAACGTGGAGGCGCAGAATAAGATCAAGCAGAGCCTTGGGGAGCTCCAGCTGCAGGTGGAGAG GTCCCCGATGCCACCTCCCAGCCACGCCAACGGGGACACCTCACCGGAGAGGCTGGCCACACGCTTCCAG gacgCGGTGCAGACGCAGGCAGAGAGCCAGGGCACCCTGAGACCTTCCTTCTCCAGCCTGGCGTCCCTCAGCCCCCCGCCCGGCAGCGGCAG CTCGCAGCCCCTGGAGGAGGAGTTCGCCTGTCCCGGCCTCTGCCAg gAGCGAGGAAGCCTGAGCCGCCAGAACAGCTCCCCGGGGTCGAACCTGCCTCCACCCCCCCGCCCACCCTCGCCGGGACTcggggcccccccaaacccctgggagACGTGCAGAGAGCGGCGCCGCTCTACgccctctcccagcctctgcaaCAG CCTGGGCTCGGAGCCGGCCATGAGGCGCTTGGAGGAGGATTCGGAGGTCTACAAGATGCTGCAGGAGAACCGGGAgctgcgggcggccccgcggcagtCCAGCACCTTCCGCCTGCTGCAAGAGGCTCTGGAGGACGAGGGCGGAG ctggccccgcagcccccttccccagccggctctcgcccaacgcccgcaAGCCCGTGGCCGGCGTCCAGAAGCTGCACGTCTGCGAGAAGTGCGGCAGCACCATCgc GACGCAGGCAGTGAGGATCCAGGACGGCCGCTACCGGCACCCGTCCTGCTACGCCTGCGCCGACTGCGGCCTCAACCTGAAGATGCGGGGCCACTTCTGGGTGGGCGACGAGCTCTACTGCGAGAAGCATGCCCGCCTGCGCTACCAGGGTGCCCCCGGGGggcccgccgccacccccccTGTCTCCCCCCACTCCTGA
- the SORBS3 gene encoding vinexin isoform X1, translated as MSLETLNGPAPLQSGERWGGGGGASAPQGGQGTRYRLPGSTAAAGPAGGCCRGAFTAGQPRRAEAPALLPLAKFAPCIFLPCRPQLRPARRRAPRGPGRAEAGTARGPPAGSAQEGTGSPGVPSRHPTAMAGRLLPPDTGQALGMEDVPPSHPPLWVPPQHTATRVPVIRHRGSNTLNFDFHDPATRSVAERGRVAPRSSVSEWYQTWPAKEAKAPSTPAPASPMPSPGATPACPWPPGWSATWTKDSKRRERRWVKYDGIGPVDETGMPIASRSSVDRPRDWYRSMFRQIHRKLPEPDWDAHRCPTGSLSPSPTTVPPSPPEPQRKGPSLAEPPGMPNGLDWTSWGVTGATAEPGSIFDYEPGKSLALEQPRQPPAAAPPARAQPIEVLLERELEQLSEELDKDMRAMETRRHPRQSSAAAPTARSPAPASPAARSPPSPRRLQNPPGTHRPPASPGMERGGLGLASDRSRAAPGRDTLRPGTLPSLSDIGDPADTIKREEKKMKAARLKFDFQAESPKELTLQKGDIVYIHKEVDRNWLEGEHHGRVGIFPSNYVEILPPTEVPKPIKAPTIQVLEYGEALALYNFRGELPVELSFRKGERVCLVRRVDENWYEGRISGTSRQGIFPATYVQVLKEPRVKAAAEDFPPSPASASPRPPAGSPSPQRSPGPRGPPLSTGSPRPAERGPGEAGGCPSSPRHLGFAFPPSPKLPHAGTPSPSPAPAGPSHPAAAHPQEPWRPAWPPEERAAPGAPTSTRPEPAPSYNGSEIQWTLYRALYQYRPQNADELELLEGDRVDVMQQCDDGWFVGVSRRTQKFGTFPGNYVAPV; from the exons atgtcaCTGGAAACTCTGAATGGGCCGGCCCCGCTCCAGAGCGgggagcgctggggggggggggggggggcaagcgcACCCCAGGGGGGCCAGGGCACGCGGTACCGGCTGCCGGGGAGCACGGCAGCTGCTGGCCCGGCCGGGGGATGCTGTCGGGGGGCTTTCACCGCCGGCCAGCCACGACGCGCTGAGGCCCCCGCTCTCCTTCCCCTGGCAAAGTTTGCGCCGtgcatttttcttccctgccGCCCGCAGCTCCGTCCCGCTCGCCGCAGGGCTCCCCGAGGCCCCGGCCGCGCCGAGGCCGGCACTGCCCGGGGgcccccggccggcagcgcccaGGAG GGCACGGGTAGCCCCGGGGTGCCATCCCGGCACCCCACGGCCATGGCGGGCCGGCTCCTGCCCCCTGACACCGGCCAGGCTCTGGGCATGGAGGACGTCCCCCCCTCGCACCCACCACTGTGGGTGCCCCCGCAGCACACGGCGACGCgg GTGCCCGTCATCCGCCACCGCGGCTCGAACACGCTGAATTTCGACTTCCACGACCCGGCAACCCGCAGCGTGGCTGAGCGTGGCCGGGTGGCCCCCAGGAGCTCAG TGAGCGAGTGGTACCAGACCTGGCCGGCCAAGGAGGCGAaggcacccagcaccccggcGCCCGCCAGCCCCatgcccagccccggggccaccCCCGCCTGCCCCTGGCCACCGGGCTGGTCGGCCACCTGGACCAAGGACAGCAAGCGGCGGGAGAGGCGCTGGGTGAAGTACGACGGCATCGGGCCGGTGGACGAGACGGGGATGCCCATCGCCTCGCGCTCA AGCGTCGACCGGCCCCGCGACTGGTACCGCAGCATGTTCCGGCAGATCCACCGCAAGCTGCCAG AGCCAGACTGGGATGCCCATCGCTGCCCCACGGGTAGCCTCAGCCCCTCGCCCACCACGGTGCCTCCGTCCCCCCCCGAGCCGCAGAGGAAAGGGCCGTCGCTGGCCGAGCCCCCCGGCATGCCCAACGGGCTGGACTG GACCAGCTGGGGGGTCACCGGTGCCACTGCGGAGCCCGGCAGCATTTTTGACTACGAACCAGGGAAATCCTTGGCGCTGGAGCAGCCGCGGCAG cccccggcagcggcgCCGCCGGCGCGGGCTCAGCCCATCGAG GTGCTGCTGGagcgggagctggagcagctcagcGAGGAGCTGGACAAGGACATGAGGGCCATGGAGACGCGCCGGCACCCCCGCCAG AGCTCGGCGGCTGCTCCCACCGCTCGCTCCCCTGCTCCGGCCTCCCCGGCTGCTCG GAGCCCCCCGTCACCCCGCCGGCTGCAGAACCCCCCTGGCACCCACCGCCCACCCGCCAGCCCCGGCATGGAGCGGGGTGGCCTGGGGCTGGCCAGCGACCGCAGCCGTGCAGCCCCCGGCAGAG ACACCCTCAGGCCAGGGACCCTCCCCAGCCTGTCCGACATCGGGGACCCCGCGGACACCATcaagagggaggagaagaag atgAAAGCCGCTCGCCTCAAGTTTGACTTCCAAGCCGAGTCACCCAA GGAGCTGACGCTGCAGAAGGGGGACATCGTCTACATCCATAAGGAGGTGGACAGGAACTGGCTGGAGGGCGAGCACCACGGCCGCGTGGGCATCTTCCCCTCCAACTACGTGGAG ATCTTGCCCCCCACGGAGGTGCCCAAGCCCATCAAGGCACCCACTATCCAGGTGCTGGAGTACGGGGAGGCCCTGGCTCTCTACAACTTCCGAGGGGAGCTGCCTGTCGAGCTCTCCTTCCGCAAG GGCGAGCGGGTCTGCCTGGTGCGGCGGGTGGACGAGAACTGGTACGAGGGACGCATCTCCGGCACCAGCCGTCAGGGCATCTTCCCCGCCACCTACGTGCAGGTGCTGAAGGAGCCGCGGGTGAAAGCCGCCGCCGAGGACTTCCCACCCTCGCCCGCCtccgccagcccccggcccccggccggTTCGCCGTCCCCGCAGCGCTCGCCCGGTCCCCGGGGCCCCCCACTTTCCACCGGCTCCCCCCGGCCAGCGGAGCGGGGGCCTGGCGAGGCCGGTGGGTGCCCGTCCTCACCCCGCCACCTCGGCTtcgccttccccccctccccaaagctgcCCCACGCCGGCACCCCGAGCCCCtcgccggcccccgccggcccctcgcACCCTGCGGCCGCCCATCCCCAGGAGCCCTGGCGCCCGGCCTGGCCCCCCGAGGAG CGCGCAGCCCCGggggcacccaccagcacccgCCCCGAGCCCGCCCCGTCCTACAACGGCTCCGAAATCCAGTGGACCCT GTACCGGGCGCTGTACCAGTACCGGCCCCAAAACGCCGACgaactggagctgctggagggggaCCGGGTGGACGTCATGCAGCAGTGCGACGACGGCTGGTTCGTGG GCGTGTCCAGGAGGACGCAGAAATTCGGCACTTTCCCCGGCAATTACGTGGCGCCGGTGTGA
- the SORBS3 gene encoding vinexin isoform X2 has protein sequence MSLETLNGPAPLQSGERWGGGGGASAPQGGQGTRYRLPGSTAAAGPAGGCCRGAFTAGQPRRAEAPALLPLAKFAPCIFLPCRPQLRPARRRAPRGPGRAEAGTARGPPAGSAQEVPVIRHRGSNTLNFDFHDPATRSVAERGRVAPRSSVSEWYQTWPAKEAKAPSTPAPASPMPSPGATPACPWPPGWSATWTKDSKRRERRWVKYDGIGPVDETGMPIASRSSVDRPRDWYRSMFRQIHRKLPEPDWDAHRCPTGSLSPSPTTVPPSPPEPQRKGPSLAEPPGMPNGLDWTSWGVTGATAEPGSIFDYEPGKSLALEQPRQPPAAAPPARAQPIEVLLERELEQLSEELDKDMRAMETRRHPRQSSAAAPTARSPAPASPAARSPPSPRRLQNPPGTHRPPASPGMERGGLGLASDRSRAAPGRDTLRPGTLPSLSDIGDPADTIKREEKKMKAARLKFDFQAESPKELTLQKGDIVYIHKEVDRNWLEGEHHGRVGIFPSNYVEILPPTEVPKPIKAPTIQVLEYGEALALYNFRGELPVELSFRKGERVCLVRRVDENWYEGRISGTSRQGIFPATYVQVLKEPRVKAAAEDFPPSPASASPRPPAGSPSPQRSPGPRGPPLSTGSPRPAERGPGEAGGCPSSPRHLGFAFPPSPKLPHAGTPSPSPAPAGPSHPAAAHPQEPWRPAWPPEERAAPGAPTSTRPEPAPSYNGSEIQWTLYRALYQYRPQNADELELLEGDRVDVMQQCDDGWFVGVSRRTQKFGTFPGNYVAPV, from the exons atgtcaCTGGAAACTCTGAATGGGCCGGCCCCGCTCCAGAGCGgggagcgctggggggggggggggggggcaagcgcACCCCAGGGGGGCCAGGGCACGCGGTACCGGCTGCCGGGGAGCACGGCAGCTGCTGGCCCGGCCGGGGGATGCTGTCGGGGGGCTTTCACCGCCGGCCAGCCACGACGCGCTGAGGCCCCCGCTCTCCTTCCCCTGGCAAAGTTTGCGCCGtgcatttttcttccctgccGCCCGCAGCTCCGTCCCGCTCGCCGCAGGGCTCCCCGAGGCCCCGGCCGCGCCGAGGCCGGCACTGCCCGGGGgcccccggccggcagcgcccaGGAG GTGCCCGTCATCCGCCACCGCGGCTCGAACACGCTGAATTTCGACTTCCACGACCCGGCAACCCGCAGCGTGGCTGAGCGTGGCCGGGTGGCCCCCAGGAGCTCAG TGAGCGAGTGGTACCAGACCTGGCCGGCCAAGGAGGCGAaggcacccagcaccccggcGCCCGCCAGCCCCatgcccagccccggggccaccCCCGCCTGCCCCTGGCCACCGGGCTGGTCGGCCACCTGGACCAAGGACAGCAAGCGGCGGGAGAGGCGCTGGGTGAAGTACGACGGCATCGGGCCGGTGGACGAGACGGGGATGCCCATCGCCTCGCGCTCA AGCGTCGACCGGCCCCGCGACTGGTACCGCAGCATGTTCCGGCAGATCCACCGCAAGCTGCCAG AGCCAGACTGGGATGCCCATCGCTGCCCCACGGGTAGCCTCAGCCCCTCGCCCACCACGGTGCCTCCGTCCCCCCCCGAGCCGCAGAGGAAAGGGCCGTCGCTGGCCGAGCCCCCCGGCATGCCCAACGGGCTGGACTG GACCAGCTGGGGGGTCACCGGTGCCACTGCGGAGCCCGGCAGCATTTTTGACTACGAACCAGGGAAATCCTTGGCGCTGGAGCAGCCGCGGCAG cccccggcagcggcgCCGCCGGCGCGGGCTCAGCCCATCGAG GTGCTGCTGGagcgggagctggagcagctcagcGAGGAGCTGGACAAGGACATGAGGGCCATGGAGACGCGCCGGCACCCCCGCCAG AGCTCGGCGGCTGCTCCCACCGCTCGCTCCCCTGCTCCGGCCTCCCCGGCTGCTCG GAGCCCCCCGTCACCCCGCCGGCTGCAGAACCCCCCTGGCACCCACCGCCCACCCGCCAGCCCCGGCATGGAGCGGGGTGGCCTGGGGCTGGCCAGCGACCGCAGCCGTGCAGCCCCCGGCAGAG ACACCCTCAGGCCAGGGACCCTCCCCAGCCTGTCCGACATCGGGGACCCCGCGGACACCATcaagagggaggagaagaag atgAAAGCCGCTCGCCTCAAGTTTGACTTCCAAGCCGAGTCACCCAA GGAGCTGACGCTGCAGAAGGGGGACATCGTCTACATCCATAAGGAGGTGGACAGGAACTGGCTGGAGGGCGAGCACCACGGCCGCGTGGGCATCTTCCCCTCCAACTACGTGGAG ATCTTGCCCCCCACGGAGGTGCCCAAGCCCATCAAGGCACCCACTATCCAGGTGCTGGAGTACGGGGAGGCCCTGGCTCTCTACAACTTCCGAGGGGAGCTGCCTGTCGAGCTCTCCTTCCGCAAG GGCGAGCGGGTCTGCCTGGTGCGGCGGGTGGACGAGAACTGGTACGAGGGACGCATCTCCGGCACCAGCCGTCAGGGCATCTTCCCCGCCACCTACGTGCAGGTGCTGAAGGAGCCGCGGGTGAAAGCCGCCGCCGAGGACTTCCCACCCTCGCCCGCCtccgccagcccccggcccccggccggTTCGCCGTCCCCGCAGCGCTCGCCCGGTCCCCGGGGCCCCCCACTTTCCACCGGCTCCCCCCGGCCAGCGGAGCGGGGGCCTGGCGAGGCCGGTGGGTGCCCGTCCTCACCCCGCCACCTCGGCTtcgccttccccccctccccaaagctgcCCCACGCCGGCACCCCGAGCCCCtcgccggcccccgccggcccctcgcACCCTGCGGCCGCCCATCCCCAGGAGCCCTGGCGCCCGGCCTGGCCCCCCGAGGAG CGCGCAGCCCCGggggcacccaccagcacccgCCCCGAGCCCGCCCCGTCCTACAACGGCTCCGAAATCCAGTGGACCCT GTACCGGGCGCTGTACCAGTACCGGCCCCAAAACGCCGACgaactggagctgctggagggggaCCGGGTGGACGTCATGCAGCAGTGCGACGACGGCTGGTTCGTGG GCGTGTCCAGGAGGACGCAGAAATTCGGCACTTTCCCCGGCAATTACGTGGCGCCGGTGTGA